From the Cystobacter ferrugineus genome, the window GATGGGCAGAAGGGGGCGGCGGAGGGATTGCGCCGGCGCATCCGGCCCTTCGTGCTGCGCCGGCTCAAGCGCGAGGTGGCGCCCGAGCTGCCGCCGCGCACCGAGTCCGTCATGCACGTGTCGTTGGATGAGCGCGAGCGCTCGGTCTACGACGCGGTGATGGCGGCGACGCGCGCGGAGGTGGTGGCGCTGTTGAACGAGGGTGGCAACGTGCTCAAGGCGCTCGAGGCGCTGTTGCGGCTGCGTCAGGCGGCGTGCCACTCGGCGCTGGTGCCGGGCCAGCGGGCGAACACGTCCTCGAAGGTGCAGACGCTCGTGGATGCGCTGGGCACGGCGGTGTCCGAGGGCCACAAGGCGCTGGTGTTCTCGCAGTGGACGTCGCTGTTGGATCTCATCGAGCCGCACCTGAAGACGGCGGGCATTGCCTTCGATCGGCTGGATGGAGCGACGGCGAACCGGGGCGAGGTGACGGAGCGCTTCCAGGGACAGGATGGGGCGCCGGTTCTGCTCATGTCGCTCAAGGCGGGCGGCACGGGCCTGAACCTGACCGCGGCGGACCACGTGTTCCTGATGGATCCCTGGTGGAATCCGGCGGCCGAGGCGCAGGCGGCGGACCGGGCGCACCGCATTGGGCAGGAGCGGCCGGTGATGGTCTACCGGCTGGTGTCGCAGGGCACGGTGGAGGAGCGCATCCTGGGGTTGCAGGAGAAGAAGCGCGCCCTCTTCGAGGCGGCCCTGAGCGAGGCCTCCACCGCGACGGCCATCACCCGGGACGATCTGCTCGAGTTGTTCGCCTGAGCGGGCCCGCGAATGTTCAAGCCGGGACCTGACACCGAGGGGATGCGCCAGGAACTCGAGAGGTCGAATTCCTGGCTGTGCGAAGGCCAGAACTCGAGGCTGCTCTCCGCCTTGACGGCGGTATGCCCCGGGTTGAAGAAGGCCTTTGTCGTGGACTGGATTCCAGAGCAGGGCGAAGACATCTACACGGTGGTCGCCGGGCCGGATCTCCTGGTGGTCGTCGAGGTAGACAGGACGTCAGTCGCGGTGAAGCCAACCGTCGAGGTGTTCTCTGTTCTTGACTATAGGAAGGCTCATCCGTCTCTGACGGTCTCGAGTCGGCGCAAGCTCGAGTTGGCGCTCGAGATGTTGCGGCAGTTGGAGTCAACCACGAGCGTGGAGTGAGCGCCGGTCGTGGACGAGCCACCGGATGGATGGGTCGTGAGGGGGGGTCATCATGGGGATTTTCTTCGCCGACGGACGAGAACCGCTCGACGAGCGATGTCGCGAGTTGGAGATCCCGGCTCGGTGCACGCGTGCCATCCTGGCCGGTGAGTTGGTGCTTTACGAAATTGATTCGTCCGTTGGGCTGGGTGGATACGTCCTCGCGAAGGAGGCGAGGGGGGCCAACGGACGAGAGGTCAATCTCTCATCCTCGCCTGGGCGGTGAACGGTTCAGCAACGAGTGCAAGCGCATATTCCTGTTGCGGTGGCCAGGAGGGCATCCGCGACTACGGCGACACATGGACCATTCGCGCAGTGTTTAGGATCGGAGACTCGACATGAATCCCACGTACGACTTCAAGGGACAGGTGGCCCTGGTCACCGGCGCCGCGATGGGCATGGGGCTCGCCACGGCCCGTGCCTTCGCACAGAGCGGCGCGGCCGTGGTGCTGGCCGACCGCGACGGAGCTCTTGCCGCGAAGGAAGCGGCGAAGATCGTCGAGGGAGGTGGCATCGCGATCGGCGTGACTTGCGACGTGACCGACGAGGCGCAAATCGCCGCCGCGGTCGATAGGGCGGTCGCCGAATATGGCCGGCTCGACATGGCGTTCAACAATGCCGGCATCCAGGTGCCGCCGAGCGATGCCGCCGACGAACCGGCCGAGAACTTCCAGCGCGTGACGGCGGTCAACCAATTCGGCGTCTGGGCATGCATGAAGCACGAGCTGCGCATCATGCGCGCGCAAGGGTCGGGCGCGATCGTCAACTGCTCGTCGCTGGGCGGCCTGGTCGGCCTGCCCCAGCGCGCGGCCTACCACGGCACCAAGCACGCCGTGCTCGGCATGACCAAGAGCGCCGGTGTGGAGTATGCACCGCGCGGCATCCGTATCAATGCGGTCTGCCCCGGCACGATCGACACGCCGATGGTGCAGGACATGCTGAAGGGCCAGTCGGACGCGATGGAGGAGATCATGAAGCAGCAGTCGATCGGCCGCCTCGGCCGAGCCGAGGAGGTCGCGGCCGCCGTGCTATGGCTGTGCAGCCCGGGCGCGAGCTTCGTGATCGGCGTCGGCCTGCCGGTTGATGGCGGCTTCACCGCGCACTGAGGAGTCATTCCGCTGCACTATACGTATCTGGGCCGCACCGGCCTGATGGTCAGCCTCCTGGCGCTTGGGTGTACCAGCCGATGGGTACAGCCTGCGCCGACTGAAGATCGATCATATCGATCTCTACCAGATGCATCACATCGACCGGGCGACGCCCTGGGAGGAAATCTGGCAAGCGATGGAGCAGCTGAGCCGCGAGGGAAAGATCACCTATCGCCTATCGCGTCTAAGTAGGTGACCAAAAGTCCCCGACACAACTTCCTGTACGCTGCTGCCGCTGGACGAGCCAACTTGCTCGCGCTGATCTCCTCCCACCCGGAACTTCAAGCGATGCTGGAAGAGGAAGCGCGAAGGTGATGATGCTTCCACGGCAAACCGGGACCTGGCCAGGTGGCACCTTGTTCTGGTCCTCCCTGTGAACGGAGTCGCGGAACTCAGAGCGCTGCGATCAGGAAGGGCACCGTTACGAGCCGCAGGGCTTCCACGGGACGTGCCCAGCGCCGGCCCTCCAGCACGCCCCCGAGTCCTCCCAGCGAGGCGAGGAACCAGGCCACGAACGCGAGCCGCACGACCGGAGACAGGGCGGAGATCCGCACCTGGAACGCCAGGATGAGGGCCAGTGACAGGCTGCCCACGAGCAACACATAGAGCGCCACCCGGTGGGGAGCGTGCACCTCGAAGCGGGGCCGATCCGGAGGAACGTCGCTGGGAGTGGCCTCCACGCCGGGCGGAGTCCACCCGGGGGGCATGAACGCGACCTTGAGCTTGTCGAGGAAGCGGGGCGTCCTCCGGATGCTGGCCGCGAGTTCTCGGAAGGGGGTCAGCGCGGCCACGAGCGGGTTGAAGGTGCGCACCGGTTTGACGGTGCCGTACGTCACCCGTTCACGCTCGGCCTCGAAGGTGCCGAACATCCGGTCCCAGACGATCAACATGCCGCCGTGGTTCTTGTCGAGGTAGCGGCCATTGCAGGCGTGATGCACGCGGTGATGCGAGGGCGTGACGAAGAGCCACTCCAGGGGTCCGAGCGTGCGGATGAGTTCGGTGTGGACCCAGAACTGGTAGAGCGTGTTGAGCGCCACGGCGGTGGCGAACATGGCGGGGGGGAAACCCAGCAGGGCCAGTGGCAGGTAGAAGACGCGGGAGAAGAGGGGCTGGATGGGGCCCTGCCGCAGGGCGACGGACAGGTTGAAGTCCTCGCTCTGGTGGTGGGGAGCGTGGGCGGCCCAGAACAGGTGGATCTGGTGCGAGGCGCGGTGGAACCAGTAGTAGCAGAAGTCGGTGCCGAGCAGCAGCACCACCCATGCCCACGCGGACGTGGACGGGATGTCGAAGAAGCGCAGCGAATACAGGGTGACGTAGGAGCCCGCGAGCAGGCCCGCGCTCACGGCGGCGAAGACCGTCTGGGCAGTGCCGAGGCACAGGTTGGCGAAGACATCCGTGCCGCGGAAGACGCGCCGGTGCTGGAGCCGTCCGCCCAGCCACTCGACGGCCATCAATACGAAGAACAGGGGCGTGGACAGGAGGATGAGGTTCATGGCGAGCCGCTGATGTTGGGCGCGGTGTACGTGGCGCCGGGATCCACGGGCGAGGCATATGGGCTCGTCCAGTTGTCCGAGAAGAAGCGCTCGAGCTGGCGAGCGAAGGACTGCCCCTCCACGATGACGCCCACGTTGCGGCTCTGGGTGAAGTAGTCCTTCTCCCAGTTGCTCGTGCCCACCCACGCCCGCTCGCCGTCCACCACCAGGTACTTGGCGTGCACCACGCGCCCGAAGGGAACGAAGCCTCCCGACCAGGGCGGCACGGTGAACAGCTTCACCGTCAATCCCGGCGGGGCCTGGAGGGCTTGAAGGCCCTCGATGGTGCCCTTGCGTTTGCTCCAATCGGCCACGAGCAGTTCCACCGTCACCCCGCGCGCCGCGGCCCGCTTCAGCGCGTCCTCCAGGTCGGTGAAGACGGTCCCATCGCGTCCCTTCGTCTTGTAGGTGAGCACCTGCACCCGCACCGAGCGCTTCGCGCCATCGATGAGCCCCACCAGCTTGGGCAGGTCCCACGTGCCGGGGTCGGGCAGATAGCCCTGGGGGCTCAGGGCGGGCGTCACCGACACCTCGCCTCCCTCGACGCGGGCGGGGAACGGACCGCTTGCCGAGGTGGACACGGTGGGCTTCGGCTCTCCACCCGCGAGGGCCCAGTCCTGCTCGAAGACATCCGCGAGCGCGCGCACGACGCCGGGGACGCGCACGCGCAGGCCCAGCTCCTGGATGTGCTCCAGCGAGCGCCAGTCGAAGTTCTGGCTGCCCAGGTAGGCCTCGCGCCCGTCCACGACGAAGTACTTCGCGTGCAGCACGCCACCCATGGAGGCGGCGGTGTCCATGCGCCGCACGGTGATGCCCGGCCGCTTCGCCAGCCGCTCGAGCGTCTCCGGGTAGAGCTTCGCGAACTTCTCCTCGGCGAGCACGCGCACCTTCACGCCCCGGTCCGCCGCGGCCTCGAGGGCCTGAATCACCGTCTCCAGGCGGCTGCCCGGCTCGTTGCTCAGATAGAACTCGGCGAGGTCAATCGAGCGTGTGGCTCCGTTGACCATGTCTGGCCAGACCTCCCAGGCATCGGGGATGTCCGGGTGATCCATCCGTGCTTCCACCGGGCTGCTTTCCACGAGCACCAGCTCGGGGCCGTCGGTGGGGCGTGGAGTGGAGTGCACCGCCCGGGTCGGCGTGGTGCACGCGAGGGACAGCACGAGAGGAAGGAAGAGGTCACTCCGGAAGCGGAACATAGCGGCGGCACTCTAGACGATGGCCCGCCACGCGGCGATTCCGCTGATGCCAGGGGGAAAGCGAGCGGCTTTGGTCCTGCGCTTTGTGGAATTCATTCCAAAATATGGAGAATTTGAGATGAAGGCTGGGCCTACGCACGTGGCGCCTAAAGTGCACCAACCCAGGGTGAATCATGCTATGGGCGCGGCTCCGCCAATGCCCAGTTGGCGGAGCATCCGTGGCGAATTCCTCGCACGAGAGTTCAGAGGGGGAGCTTTGAACAGGGTAAGTTTGTGGATGGTGGTGGGCAGCCTCATGTGGTTGCTCGCGTGTGGTGGGGTGCCGGATCAGGAGAGCGGCACCGCACCAATAAGTGCCGCTGCTCAGGAGTTGGAATCGTGCTCCGACAGCGTGCTCTCCTGGAAGACGTCCTTGGCCAGCACGGGCTCGACGGACTCGCGGAGCTGCACCGGGCCGCAGGAGCTGAAGTTCAAGTGCTACAACTCGCGAGAGGACGATCCAAGGTGTCCCCTGGTCGGGACGAAACCAAAGACTTGTTACCAGCCTTGTGAACAAGTTGTCGGAACCGAGCGGTTGGATCGCCTCGAGTGGGTACAACCCCTGCTTGATTATACGTACGAAGATTGTCAGTACGATGATCGGGGAAATCCTTATAATTGTGAGCTGGTATATGTCTACAACGCGTATGTGCCCTGCAGGGATCTGGTCCAGAGTTACGTCAATTCGTACCCAGAAGAATTGCAAGAGGACATCATCTATGACTTCTGGACCTTTCAAGGCAGCGCCGAGTGTCAGTTCACGATCTACAATGCGCCCGTCATGGGGACGGTCTATAACGATTCGCGGTGCCCCGCGTTCAGTTGCCCTGAACCCCTGTATGGCACCTGCCGCCACCCGGACTTCCTGGAGTCGCTAGACCCAAACGCTTGTGGCACGGAGGCGGGCCCGTTCTATTCCGAGCCGGGAAAGTCGGTGGATGCGCTCAAGTCGGATCCGAAGGTCCAGGCGGCCTGGAAGAAGCTGCTCAAGCTGAACGAGTCCGTCTCCACTCCCGCCGTGGAGTTCCAGTCAGCCCGTTGTCTGACCTGTGAGGACAAGCCGCTCGACAACCCGGAGCAGGCTCAGCAGCAGGCGAGAGGGCTCTACAACTGTCTTGATGGCACGCTGGGGGCTCAGAACGATGTCGCCAGTCTCCCCGATGGGGATCCTCTTTCCGGGGTATCGCGTCCAGCCCTGGCGAACCAGCTCGTCGAGCGCCTGAAGCTCCTGTTCGAGCGCAAGGGCTCTCTGCTGAGCGACGCTCAGCAGGAGCGGATCCTCCAGTTGTACAACACCGACCCGTACAAGAGCGTGCGGCTGGATTGTCCTTCTCCCTTCACCCCGCCTCCCGTGGCCTCGACGTGTGGAGACCTGAGCGGCTTGAACCAGCAGCTTGGTTTCTGCTCGCTCCTGGCGCCGGCGCACGTGCCTCGCTCCGTCCGTGACTCCTACCTCTCCCAGTGTCTGGGTCTGGCTTCGGACGTCACCAGCATTCCCGTGGGTAACTCCTGTTCGAGCGCGGCCTATCGCGACTCCTTCTTCTCGTTGATGGATGGTCTGGTGACGCGGCAGGTGACCCCCTTGTCCCTCAGCGTCCCCACGGCGGGCGAGCCAGTCGTGGACCCCCAGCAACTGCACTACGCACTCCGTGCGATGGACACCTGGTATGTGAATCTGCGCTCGGAGCTGTCCTCCGACCCGGTGCTCTTCGAGGAGAGCGTGAGGAGCAAGCTTCCCGGCTTCTTGAGCACCTTCTGGGACGCCGCGTATGCGACCCGGGTTCATCTGGACACGGAGATACCCTCGCTGCCCGCGGATCAACTCACCGACTATCTCGATACCTACCTGGGCAATGTGTCCAACCTCTCCATGGCGGTGGAGCGTGACGTGCTGCGGGCCGCGCTGCCGGTCTCGGGTCCTCCGCCCATGACCTCCTCGGCCCTTGTCCTGGTCATGGGCGATGCCTTCACGGGGTTGACCCACCGCCTGGAGTCACTGCGACCCTTTCATGACCTGGGTTGCCGGTTCAAGCGCTGCAGCCCCACCGAGGATAGCTCCCAGATGAGTCAGCTCTGGAGCTTGCTGGCCAACCTGGATGACGCGGACAGGCTCCAGACCCAGCTTGGAAGGGCCAACCGGGTGGGCGCCAACTGGGGGGAGGTCTTCACTCAAATCCAGCGCAATCACACCACGGTGGCCAACGCCGTGCGCGACTCCCTCCTGGAGAATCCCGTCTATGCGTCCAGGGCCGATTCCTGGAAGGAGTTGCTCTCCAGTGGACTGCCCGAGTCCATGAGCCCCGGCATGATTCCGCTGTCTCAACACATCCAACAAGCCCTGGCGCGCACGCGCAGTCACGAGCGCACCGGTTTGTTGGAGCCCACCCTGCAGAACACACTGTACAAGGGCATTCAGGAGGCCCAGCAGGCGGATACCATCAGCCATGTGAAGTCGAGCAACGAAGACCTCGGCAGCAAGCTCAAGGCGTACTCCGCCAACCGGAAGGAAGCGGTGGTGGCGCTGCAACAAGAGATCTCGACCCGGAGCGGCCAGTCACGTCTGCTGGCAGAACTCCAGCAGAAGGTGAACGAACTCGAGGAGCTCAGCAGGAATCAAGCGGCACTGCGTCGCAACATCGAGGTCCAGCAGGCGCGCTTCGCGCTCTTCGCCCAGATTCTCAACCAGGAACTCAAGAAGGAAGCCGGTGACAATCGTGTGGCCTATGATCGCGTCTCCCGTACCTTGGAGGATGTGACGGCCGACAACGCGCGCCGGGACACCACTGCGGGAAGAAGTGGTGTGGAGGTGGTGTCGTTCTACAAATGGCCGGGGACTGGCACCGGAAGCGATGAGCCCGCCCTGCTCATCAAGAAGGGCGACGTGGTCAATTTCGACACGTCGGGTTCGTGGTCGCCGACCTGTGCCTTGCAATCCGCCCGGCAGGCGCCCTTCACCACCAATCCAATCATCGTCAGCAGTGAAGGCAGGGGGATCACCACGGGCCCCGAGGGCTTCTCCATCTCCATGGAGGGCACCTCGTTCAAAGCCAGCGCCACGGAGCGCGTGAACCAGAATGGAACCTTTTACAACAGCTCCAATTCATACAGTCACTGCGCGGGGGCCGAGATGTCGCTCAATATCGGCCATGATGCGGTGCCTGTCTTCAGTGCCAGGGCCTATGAGCGGGTCGAGAGTTGCTACAGGTCCGACCATGGTTCGAGCGGAGGTGTCACCAATTCGACGAGCAATACGTCGGGCGGCGAGAACCGCCAGACGGCGAGCTTCCATCGTGGGCTCCGCCTGCAGAACACCCCTTTCCCGGACATGCCCGCGGGAAGCCTGCTGGCCGTGGTGATGAAGCGGGGAGCGACGGCGCTCAACCCTGACTCCATCCTGGACATCCATGTGGTGCAATCGCCCTACACCTCGTTCTCCGTTCAGGAGGACGCGGATGTCTATCTGGTGGTGAATGACAAGACTGGCTGTGCGGTGGACACGAGCTTCGGCTTGAGCGTGACGATGACCCGGGTGCGGCCGCTGGGCTCCGTGGTCGCCGAGGTGGCGACCCAGATGGCGAAGACCCTCCTCGACATTCGCAACCAGACCGACGACTTCCTCGCCAGTGGCCGCCTGCTGCCCAGTGACAAGGCGCAACTGCGCTCGACAGCCCTGCTTCAACTGGGAGGGCTGACGAACTTCCCGGACATCATGACCATCTACGAGGCCTGGCTCGATGCGGAACTGGCGGTGCTGGAGAAGAAGGTGGAGGCACGCGCTGTGGAACTGAGCATGGCCCGGCTCGTTCTGGAGACGCGTGCGCTCAATGAACAACTCCAGTTGTCCAACGCGGAACTGCGAATGACCAGGAAGGTATCCATGTGGGCCTTGAGAGAGATGGACGCGGACGTCTTACGTACCCATTCACTCGAGGTCCTGAACGATGTGATGTCGCAGCTCTACCCCATCGTCGATCTGCGCCATCCGAGGGTATTCGAGACGCTCGCGGGCAGCAACTACAAGTCCAAACTCGACAAGCTCATTCAGATCCAGATCGATGACACCCTTCGACTCCACGTTCAAGCAGCTCACGACTTTGTGACGGACCTGAGCAATGACCTTGAGGATGCGAGGAGGGGGACTTCGTCCCTGGTTCCCACGCAGGTGGCGTTGCGCTTCCCGCGTCCAGTAATTGTGCCCTGGCATGTGAGACAGCCTAGCCTCTATCGCACCGCGGACGCGGAGCGCTCCGCTGCTCTCTGGGCCGCGGTGGACAACAGGACGCGGGCCTCCATCGTCCTGACGCCCGCGGACCTGTATGCCTTCGGTGCGAGCCCGGGCTCCTCGAAGCTGGGGTGCAACGAAGCCGCTCCGGTCATTGATGCCATGGGCATTCACTTCGTCTGGATTCATCCCCTGGCCGAACAGCGCACCGGTGAGAACATCCGGTTGAACGTCGAGTTCGATCAGTCGCTCGTATTCCCCAGGGAAGACGGCCCAGTCTCGTATTACATGGACACCAAGAGCTGGACGACGTTCAACGTGAGGACGACCTATCATGGTGCCATCGGCAGCGCCGGCGCGACGTTCCTCTCTGCCGCAGCCCCGACGCATGTCGCGAATGGTTTGTCTCCATTCACCAAGTTCTCCATTGACTTCAGCTCGCCGGAACTGGCCGATCTTCTGGATGACATGTGGGAGGCGGATGACATCATCCTCTTCTTCAACGTGTCCGCCCGTCCCGCCGCGCAGGGAGGATTGAGTTGGTTGGAGAACTGCCAGCAGTGAGTTGAGCCCCATCCCGTGGTGCAGTGTCTGGCCGGTTCGGGCCTCGTCCGGACCGGCCTTTTCATTCTTCCTTCAGTCTTCGCGACGACCCGTGCGATATACATCATCCAAGAAATTCCTCTCAGCCTGTGTGGGCCTGTGGGCCAGCCTTGCCACGGTGGCGCAAGCCCATCCTTTTTCAGATTCCCTGATCCAACCGCCCTCGCTGTCGGCCCCCCAACGGGGCTCCCTGGTGGGCCAGCTCTCGGGAGTTGCCTTCGAGGCGGCGGACCTGAGCCGAGGAGGCTACACGCTGGAGTCACCCTTCGTGGTGCCTTCGGACCACGGACCCCTGCTCGCTCCGGTCTTCCCCCAGTACTCCGTGGAGCAGGGCCTTTCCGAGTGGGGAATGGGCTGGCAGTCGAACCTCTTCCTGACCCGTTTCCGGCAGGTGGGAGCGTTGGATTACGCCACGGATGGGCTGACCAGTCCGTGGGGTGAGCTCGTCCAGGGACTGGATGGAGCCTGGTACCCGCGGGGCTTGTCCGCCCACGTACGGGTAGAGACGGCTGCGGATGGCTTCGTGGCCTTCCTGCCCGATGGCAGCAAGCATTCGTTTGGTGGCCCTTCCCGGGTCCAGACCAGTGCCGGAGTCTATTCCTGGCCACTCACCGAGGTCGTCACGGCGACGGGCAGGAAGACGCGGCTCACCTATGAACAGAATGCCTCCGGACGGCCTTTCCTCAAGACCGTGTCCTTTGGAGGAGTGGGGAACACGGCACGCTACCAACTGGACTTCATCTACGAAGCCGTTCGAGTGCCATTCTCCGATTGGCGCTCGTCACGGGCTCTGGTGCTGGATCAGCGCGTCAAATCCGTGAAGGTGTCCGCCTGGGACCCGGCAGCCGCTTCCTTCCGCGAGCGATGGCACTACGTCCTCTTCTACGAGGAGGAGGCATTCAGCCCGGCTTTCTATCTGAAAGAGATTGTCCGGGTGTTTGCCTCGGGCGAGTCCGAACCCCCCGTTCGCTACACATACCACGTGGGGACCGCGAAGCTGACCTCAGCGGAGTTCCGGTACGTGCCCCAATTCGACGCAGTGGTGGAGCGCCTGGGTTGGGACGTCCTCTATCCCACACGCTCCTCGCCTCTCGACATCAATGAGGACGGCCAGCTCGAGTTCGAGCACAACGAGCGCAATCTGCTGGTGCTCCAGGGGCCACAGGGCTTCTCCTTCCAGGAGTTGCCAGCCCCGAGTGGTCCCGTCCATAAGCCGTGCCGCTGGGATCCCTACCTGGAGAACCCTGTACGCCAGTTGGTGAAGCTACGGCCCGAGGATCCGGAATACAGTGTGCTGGATGTGCGCTATGGCGCACAGTCCTCCTCTCAGCTCGTGGTGTGTGGCCGGGACGGTGTCATCGTGCGTACCCTGCAACTCCCCGGCTACTGGCAGCCAGGTCCAAACAACCGGCTGGTGGACCTGGATCGCGATCACCGCCCCGACTTCATCGATATCTTCAGTGGCGGCTACCGGGTGCTGCCCAATCAGAGTGATGCCTCCGGGTATGCCTTTGGATCGCCCATCGTCCGTCCCCTTTCTCCAGCCTTCGCCGCGGATGCGTCGTGGTTGCACGACATGAACGGTGATGGCTTGTTGGATATTGTCTCGCGTTTCGACTCCGGTCTGGCGGTTTGGTTCGGAACGGGCGCGAGATACGAGTTCACTCCCGAGGCGATCATCATTCCCTTCCTCGCAGATGGCACGGCGTTGGGGAGCCTCTCGGACTACCAGCTCCACTTCGTGGATGTGAACAAGGATGGCGCGGCGGATGCCCTGCTGGCCTTGGACGGGTTGATGTTCGTCTTCATCAACGACGGGATCCGGATGCAGTACATCCGCGTGCCCGCGATGTTCTACCCGCTCGGTCTCATCGCCAGCTACCCCATGGTGGTGGATGTCGCGGGCAGTGGGGACACGGAAGTGGTCGTGGTGGAGGCCATCGAGCGCAGGACGATGTCGGTGGCTCTGAACGCGGCGGAAACAGGTCTGCTGTGGACGGCGGACGATGGCAAGGGAAGCGTGCTGAGCTTCGAGTACGCGCGGGGTCCCGCGGAGCCGGGGACGCGCCAGCGTGCGACGGTGCTCAAGCGGCTGGTGGTCTCTTCCTCGGGTCAGGACCCTGTTGCGTACTCGTATCAGTACTTCCATCCGCGGGTGCATTCCCGGGGGAAGCATCTGCTGGGATTCGACAGCGTGGTACGCCATGCGCCCTCGCTCGTCGAGCAGGTCCACTTCCTCAACGATGACACGAATGCGGGGCTCGTCGTGTCGTCCAGCGAATCCGACCCACGCACGCCGGGAGTCATCCGCTACGAGGAGCGTTGCTACGACCTGGCCACCATCCAGGGTCTGCCCTGGCGGCGATTGAAGGAGACGCGCGCGGGGCATGCCCAGGAACAGGGGAGCGGGACGCAGGTCGTGGAGGAGCGTACCGAGTACCCCGCCTCCGACTACGAGGCGGAGGTGTGCCCGGCGCGCACGGTGCTCCATACCGCGAATGGTTCGCTCACCACGGAGCGCCGTCGCGCCGTGGTGCCGGCTCTGGTGAAGCACCTGCATTGCCTGGAGGACCGCATCATCCTCTCGGGCCAGCATGCGGATACGTCGCTCAACTTCCATCACGAGGCCTGGCTGACGCGCAACGCGGTGGGCCTGGTGGAGCGGGTGCAAAGCGTAGGCGAGGAGGGGCTGCTCACCCTTCAAGAGGTGATGTACCGACCGGACTACTCCGTGGAGCGCGTCTCGGTGCCTGGCCGGGGCCACACCTTCTTCACCCTGGAGCCGGACAGCACCTTGCTGCGCAAGGTGACGTCTCCGGATGGCTCGGTCCTGGAGGTGACCTCTCGAGAGCCGCTCACGGACGCCATCCGCTCCCTTTCCAGCCAGCATGGCACGC encodes:
- a CDS encoding sterol desaturase family protein, whose protein sequence is MNLILLSTPLFFVLMAVEWLGGRLQHRRVFRGTDVFANLCLGTAQTVFAAVSAGLLAGSYVTLYSLRFFDIPSTSAWAWVVLLLGTDFCYYWFHRASHQIHLFWAAHAPHHQSEDFNLSVALRQGPIQPLFSRVFYLPLALLGFPPAMFATAVALNTLYQFWVHTELIRTLGPLEWLFVTPSHHRVHHACNGRYLDKNHGGMLIVWDRMFGTFEAERERVTYGTVKPVRTFNPLVAALTPFRELAASIRRTPRFLDKLKVAFMPPGWTPPGVEATPSDVPPDRPRFEVHAPHRVALYVLLVGSLSLALILAFQVRISALSPVVRLAFVAWFLASLGGLGGVLEGRRWARPVEALRLVTVPFLIAAL
- a CDS encoding phospholipase D-like domain-containing protein; translated protein: MFRFRSDLFLPLVLSLACTTPTRAVHSTPRPTDGPELVLVESSPVEARMDHPDIPDAWEVWPDMVNGATRSIDLAEFYLSNEPGSRLETVIQALEAAADRGVKVRVLAEEKFAKLYPETLERLAKRPGITVRRMDTAASMGGVLHAKYFVVDGREAYLGSQNFDWRSLEHIQELGLRVRVPGVVRALADVFEQDWALAGGEPKPTVSTSASGPFPARVEGGEVSVTPALSPQGYLPDPGTWDLPKLVGLIDGAKRSVRVQVLTYKTKGRDGTVFTDLEDALKRAAARGVTVELLVADWSKRKGTIEGLQALQAPPGLTVKLFTVPPWSGGFVPFGRVVHAKYLVVDGERAWVGTSNWEKDYFTQSRNVGVIVEGQSFARQLERFFSDNWTSPYASPVDPGATYTAPNISGSP
- a CDS encoding SDR family oxidoreductase — its product is MNPTYDFKGQVALVTGAAMGMGLATARAFAQSGAAVVLADRDGALAAKEAAKIVEGGGIAIGVTCDVTDEAQIAAAVDRAVAEYGRLDMAFNNAGIQVPPSDAADEPAENFQRVTAVNQFGVWACMKHELRIMRAQGSGAIVNCSSLGGLVGLPQRAAYHGTKHAVLGMTKSAGVEYAPRGIRINAVCPGTIDTPMVQDMLKGQSDAMEEIMKQQSIGRLGRAEEVAAAVLWLCSPGASFVIGVGLPVDGGFTAH
- a CDS encoding aldo/keto reductase — encoded protein: MGVPADGYSLRRLKIDHIDLYQMHHIDRATPWEEIWQAMEQLSREGKITYRLSRLSR